Proteins encoded within one genomic window of Streptomyces taklimakanensis:
- a CDS encoding adenosine deaminase, whose translation MESVRDVRKLPKAHLHLHFTGSMRPSTLLELADRYGVHLPDALSGGTPPKLRATDERGWFRFQRLYDIARSCLRTPDDIRRLVREAAEEDVRDGSRWLEIQVDPTSYAPRLGGLIPALEIILDAVEEASRETGLGMRVLVAANRVKHPLDARTLARLAVRYADRGVVGFGLSNDERRGLARDFDRAFAIARRGGLLSAPHGGELSGPGSVADCLDDLRAGRVGHGVRAAEDPRLLARLAEQGVTCEVCPASNVALGVYDKHDDVPVRTLFEAGVPMALGADDPLLFGSRLAAQYEIVRRHHGFTDAELAELARQSVRGSRAPADVRAAILADIDAWLAEPPGASEEPAA comes from the coding sequence ATGGAGAGTGTTCGTGACGTCCGCAAGCTGCCGAAGGCCCATCTGCATCTGCACTTCACCGGATCGATGCGTCCCAGCACCCTGCTGGAGCTCGCCGACCGGTACGGCGTCCACCTGCCCGACGCCCTCAGCGGCGGCACGCCCCCGAAACTGCGGGCCACGGACGAGCGAGGCTGGTTCCGCTTCCAGCGGCTGTACGACATCGCGCGGTCCTGTCTGCGCACCCCCGACGACATTCGGCGCCTGGTCCGCGAAGCGGCCGAGGAGGACGTGCGCGACGGCTCCCGCTGGTTGGAGATCCAGGTCGACCCCACCTCGTACGCGCCCCGGCTGGGCGGGCTGATCCCGGCGCTGGAGATCATCCTGGACGCGGTGGAGGAGGCGAGCCGGGAGACGGGGCTCGGGATGCGGGTCCTGGTCGCCGCCAATCGCGTCAAGCACCCGTTGGACGCCCGCACCCTGGCGCGGCTGGCGGTGCGCTACGCCGATCGCGGGGTCGTCGGCTTCGGGCTCTCCAACGACGAGCGGCGCGGTCTCGCCCGCGACTTCGACCGGGCCTTCGCCATCGCGCGCCGGGGCGGTCTGCTGTCCGCCCCGCACGGCGGCGAGCTGTCGGGGCCGGGCAGCGTCGCGGACTGTCTGGACGACCTGCGCGCGGGCCGCGTCGGACACGGGGTGCGCGCGGCCGAGGATCCCCGCCTGCTGGCGAGGCTGGCCGAGCAGGGCGTGACCTGTGAGGTGTGTCCGGCGTCCAACGTGGCGCTGGGCGTGTACGACAAGCACGACGACGTGCCGGTGCGGACGCTGTTCGAGGCGGGGGTGCCGATGGCGCTGGGCGCCGACGACCCGCTGCTGTTCGGTTCGCGGCTGGCCGCGCAGTACGAGATCGTACGGCGGCACCACGGCTTCACCGACGCCGAGCTGGCCGAGCTGGCCCGTCAGTCGGTGCGCGGCTCACGCGCCCCCGCCGACGTCCGCGCGGCGATCCTGGCGGACATCGACGCCTGGCTGGCGGAGCCGCCCGGGGCGTCGGAGGAACCGGCGGCCTGA
- a CDS encoding pyridoxal phosphate-dependent aminotransferase produces the protein MTAATPRNQSPTERRVSARIGSISESATLAVDAKAKALKAAGRPVIGFGAGEPDFPTPDYVVEAAVEACRNPRFHRYTPAGGLPELKEAIVAKTRRDSGYEVEASQVLVTNGGKQAIYEAFAAILDPGDEVLLPAPYWTTYPESIKLAGGVPVPVVTDETTGYRASVEQLEAARTERTKVLVFVSPSNPTGAVYSRAQVEEIGRWAAEHGLWVLTDEIYEHLVYGDAEFSSLPAVVPELADRCVVVNGVAKTYAMTGWRVGWIIGPKDVVKAAGNLQSHATSNVSNVAQAAALAAVSGDLEAVARMREAFDRRRRTIVRMLNEIDGVTCPEPEGAFYAYPSVKDVLGREIRGKRPATSVELAEVILEEVEVAVVPGEAFGTPGYLRLSYALSDEDLVEGVSRIQKLLAEAGA, from the coding sequence ATGACCGCTGCAACCCCACGCAACCAGTCACCCACCGAGCGCCGGGTCTCGGCCCGGATCGGCTCGATCTCCGAGTCCGCCACCCTCGCCGTCGACGCCAAGGCCAAGGCCCTCAAGGCCGCCGGGCGGCCGGTGATCGGCTTCGGCGCGGGCGAGCCGGACTTCCCGACCCCCGACTACGTCGTCGAGGCCGCCGTGGAGGCCTGCCGGAATCCGCGCTTCCACCGGTACACCCCGGCCGGTGGCCTCCCCGAGCTGAAGGAGGCCATCGTCGCCAAGACGCGGCGCGACTCCGGCTACGAGGTCGAGGCGTCCCAGGTGCTGGTCACCAACGGCGGCAAGCAGGCGATCTACGAGGCGTTCGCCGCGATCCTCGACCCGGGCGACGAGGTCCTCCTCCCCGCCCCGTACTGGACGACCTACCCCGAGTCGATCAAGCTCGCCGGCGGTGTTCCGGTACCGGTGGTCACCGACGAGACCACCGGCTACCGCGCCTCCGTGGAGCAGTTGGAGGCGGCCCGCACCGAGCGCACCAAGGTCCTGGTGTTCGTCTCCCCCTCCAACCCGACCGGCGCGGTCTACTCCCGGGCCCAGGTCGAGGAGATCGGGCGCTGGGCCGCCGAGCACGGCCTGTGGGTGCTCACCGACGAGATCTACGAGCACCTCGTCTACGGCGACGCGGAGTTCTCGTCGCTGCCGGCGGTCGTCCCCGAGCTGGCCGACCGGTGCGTCGTGGTCAACGGCGTGGCCAAGACCTACGCCATGACCGGCTGGCGCGTGGGCTGGATCATCGGTCCGAAGGACGTGGTCAAGGCCGCCGGCAACCTCCAGTCGCACGCCACCTCCAACGTCTCCAACGTCGCCCAGGCCGCCGCGCTGGCCGCGGTCTCCGGCGACCTGGAGGCCGTGGCGAGGATGCGGGAGGCGTTCGACCGCCGCCGGAGGACGATCGTGCGGATGCTGAACGAGATCGACGGCGTCACCTGCCCCGAGCCCGAGGGCGCCTTCTACGCGTACCCGTCGGTCAAGGACGTGCTCGGCCGGGAGATCCGCGGCAAGCGGCCCGCGACCAGCGTGGAGCTGGCCGAGGTGATCCTGGAGGAGGTCGAGGTCGCGGTCGTGCCCGGCGAGGCGTTCGGCACCCCCGGCTACCTGCGGCTGTCCTACGCGCTGAGCGACGAGGACCTGGTCGAGGGGGTCTCCCGGATCCAGAAGCTGCTGGCCGAGGCGGGGGCCTGA
- the secE gene encoding preprotein translocase subunit SecE — translation MTDSIEVPEPGRSQDDGKARRGKRGKKGPLGRLALFYRQIVAELRKVVWPTKRQLSTYTTVVIIFVIVIIGLVSVIDWGFTEVVKYVFG, via the coding sequence ATCACGGACTCCATCGAGGTCCCAGAGCCCGGGCGGTCGCAGGACGACGGCAAGGCCCGGCGCGGCAAGCGCGGAAAGAAGGGCCCCCTCGGCCGTCTCGCGCTGTTCTACCGCCAGATCGTCGCGGAACTCCGCAAGGTCGTCTGGCCCACCAAGCGGCAGCTGTCGACCTACACCACAGTGGTCATCATCTTCGTCATCGTCATCATCGGCCTGGTGAGCGTGATTGACTGGGGGTTCACCGAGGTCGTCAAGTACGTCTTCGGCTGA
- the nusG gene encoding transcription termination/antitermination protein NusG, which translates to MSDPNLNDAVDPAEGDDTAPDAVETADEAENGVDRAEAADTAAEEGEPAGEAEQQSAETAGETEEAEETEEEPVDPVAALREELRTLPGEWYVIHTYAGYEKRVKANLEQRAVSLNVEDFIYQAEVPEEEIVQIKNGERKNVRQNKLPGYVLVRMDLTNESWGVVRNTPGVTGFVGNAYDPYPLTLDEVVKMLAPEAEERAAAEAAAESGAPAPSRKVEVQVLDFEVGDSVTVTDGPFATLQATINEINPDSKKVKGLVEIFGRETPVELSFDQIQKN; encoded by the coding sequence GTGTCTGACCCGAACCTGAACGACGCCGTCGACCCTGCCGAGGGCGACGACACCGCGCCCGACGCCGTGGAGACGGCGGACGAGGCGGAGAACGGCGTCGACCGGGCCGAAGCTGCCGACACCGCCGCCGAGGAGGGCGAGCCGGCCGGGGAGGCGGAGCAGCAGTCCGCCGAGACCGCCGGCGAGACCGAGGAGGCGGAGGAGACCGAGGAGGAGCCGGTCGACCCGGTCGCCGCCCTCCGTGAGGAACTGCGCACCCTGCCCGGCGAGTGGTACGTCATCCACACCTACGCGGGCTACGAGAAGCGCGTGAAGGCCAACCTGGAGCAGCGCGCCGTCTCGCTGAACGTCGAGGACTTCATCTACCAGGCCGAGGTCCCCGAGGAAGAGATCGTCCAGATCAAGAACGGCGAGCGCAAGAACGTCCGGCAGAACAAGCTGCCCGGCTACGTGCTGGTCCGCATGGATCTGACGAACGAGTCCTGGGGCGTCGTCCGCAACACCCCGGGCGTCACCGGCTTCGTCGGCAACGCCTACGACCCGTACCCGCTGACGCTGGACGAGGTCGTCAAGATGCTCGCCCCCGAGGCCGAGGAGCGCGCCGCCGCGGAGGCCGCCGCCGAGTCCGGCGCCCCGGCGCCGAGCCGCAAGGTCGAGGTCCAGGTGTTGGACTTCGAGGTCGGCGACTCGGTCACGGTCACCGACGGCCCGTTCGCGACGCTCCAGGCGACGATCAACGAGATCAACCCCGACTCCAAGAAGGTCAAGGGCCTCGTCGAGATCTTCGGCCGCGAGACCCCGGTCGAGCTGAGCTTCGACCAGATCCAGAAGAACTGA
- the rplK gene encoding 50S ribosomal protein L11, with the protein MPPKKKKVTGLIKLQIQAGAANPAPPVGPALGQHGVNIMEFCKAYNAATESQRGWVIPVEITVYEDRSFTFITKTPPAAKMILKAAGVEKGSGEPHTKKVAKITREQVREIATTKMPDLNANDLDAAEKIIAGTARSMGVTVEG; encoded by the coding sequence ATGCCTCCCAAGAAGAAGAAGGTCACGGGGCTGATCAAGCTCCAGATCCAGGCCGGCGCCGCGAACCCGGCTCCGCCGGTCGGCCCCGCGCTGGGCCAGCACGGCGTCAACATCATGGAGTTCTGCAAGGCCTACAACGCCGCGACGGAGTCGCAGCGCGGTTGGGTCATCCCGGTGGAGATCACGGTCTACGAGGACCGTTCCTTCACCTTCATCACCAAGACCCCGCCGGCCGCGAAGATGATCCTCAAGGCCGCGGGCGTCGAGAAGGGCTCCGGCGAGCCGCACACCAAGAAGGTCGCGAAGATCACGCGCGAGCAGGTGCGTGAGATCGCCACCACCAAGATGCCCGACCTCAACGCCAACGACCTGGACGCCGCCGAGAAGATCATCGCCGGCACCGCGCGTTCCATGGGCGTCACCGTCGAGGGCTGA
- the rplA gene encoding 50S ribosomal protein L1, translating to MKRSKALRTADAKFDRTRLYAPLEAVRLAKETSPTKFDATVEVAMRLGVDPRKADQMVRGTVNLPHGTGKTARVLVFATGDRAAAAEAAGADIVGSDELIDEVSKGRLDFDAVVATPDLMGKVGRLGRVLGPRGLMPNPKTGTVTPDVAKAVSDIKGGKIEFRVDKHANLHFIIGKVSFDEKQLVENYAAALEEVLRLKPSAAKGRYIKKAVITTTMGPGIQIDPNRTRNLLAEEEVAA from the coding sequence GTGAAGCGCAGCAAGGCTCTCCGCACCGCGGACGCCAAGTTCGACCGGACGCGGCTCTACGCCCCGCTGGAGGCCGTCCGTCTCGCCAAGGAGACCTCCCCGACCAAGTTCGACGCGACCGTCGAGGTCGCCATGCGCCTGGGTGTCGACCCGCGCAAGGCCGACCAGATGGTGCGCGGCACCGTGAACCTCCCGCACGGCACCGGTAAGACCGCCCGGGTCCTGGTCTTCGCGACCGGTGACCGTGCCGCGGCCGCGGAAGCCGCCGGCGCCGACATCGTCGGCTCCGACGAACTGATCGACGAGGTCTCCAAGGGCCGTCTGGACTTCGACGCCGTCGTCGCCACCCCGGACCTGATGGGCAAGGTCGGCCGCCTCGGTCGCGTGCTCGGTCCCCGTGGTCTGATGCCGAACCCGAAGACCGGCACCGTCACCCCGGACGTGGCCAAGGCCGTGTCCGACATCAAGGGCGGCAAGATCGAGTTCCGCGTCGACAAGCACGCCAACCTCCACTTCATCATCGGCAAGGTCTCGTTCGACGAGAAGCAGCTCGTGGAGAACTACGCCGCGGCGCTGGAGGAGGTCCTGCGGCTGAAGCCGTCCGCCGCCAAGGGCCGGTACATCAAGAAGGCCGTCATCACCACCACGATGGGCCCCGGCATCCAGATCGACCCCAACCGCACCCGCAACCTCCTCGCCGAGGAGGAGGTCGCCGCCTGA
- the rplJ gene encoding 50S ribosomal protein L10 yields MASPDKVEAVAEIKEKFENSNAAVVTAYTGLSVAQLKDLRRSLGENAQYRVAKNTLTKIAANEAGVTELDDFFVGSTAVAFVTGDPVEAAKSLRDFAKDNPQLVIKGGVLEGKALNADEIKKLADLESREVLLAKLAGGMKASMAKAAATFQAPLSKFVRTADALRAKQEQGGAGTPAPAEAE; encoded by the coding sequence ATGGCGAGTCCCGACAAGGTCGAAGCTGTCGCGGAGATCAAGGAGAAGTTCGAGAACTCCAACGCCGCCGTTGTGACCGCGTACACCGGTCTCAGCGTCGCACAGCTCAAGGACCTGCGCCGTTCTCTCGGTGAGAACGCTCAGTACCGTGTGGCGAAGAACACGCTGACCAAGATCGCGGCCAACGAGGCCGGGGTCACCGAGCTCGACGACTTCTTCGTCGGCTCCACCGCCGTCGCCTTCGTGACCGGTGACCCGGTCGAGGCGGCGAAGAGCCTGCGTGACTTCGCCAAGGACAACCCCCAGCTCGTCATCAAGGGCGGTGTCCTCGAGGGCAAGGCGCTCAACGCCGACGAGATCAAGAAGCTCGCGGACCTCGAGTCCCGCGAGGTGCTGCTCGCCAAGCTGGCCGGTGGCATGAAGGCGTCCATGGCGAAGGCCGCGGCGACCTTCCAGGCCCCGCTGTCGAAGTTCGTCCGCACCGCGGACGCCCTTCGCGCCAAGCAGGAGCAGGGCGGTGCCGGTACGCCGGCTCCCGCCGAGGCCGAGTAA
- the rplL gene encoding 50S ribosomal protein L7/L12, which yields MAKLSQDELLEQFSEMTLIELSEFVKAFEEKFDVEAAAPVAVAGPAAGGAAAGGAAEAEPEKDEFDVVLTGAGDKKIQVIKVVRELTSLGLKEAKDLVDGTPKPVLEKVNKEAADKAKEALEGAGASVEVK from the coding sequence ATGGCGAAGCTCAGCCAGGACGAGCTGCTCGAGCAGTTCAGCGAGATGACCCTCATCGAGCTCTCCGAGTTCGTGAAGGCCTTCGAGGAGAAGTTCGACGTCGAGGCCGCCGCCCCGGTCGCCGTCGCCGGCCCCGCCGCCGGTGGTGCCGCCGCCGGTGGTGCCGCCGAGGCCGAGCCGGAGAAGGACGAGTTCGACGTCGTCCTCACCGGTGCCGGTGACAAGAAGATCCAGGTCATCAAGGTCGTGCGCGAGCTGACCTCCCTGGGCCTGAAGGAGGCCAAGGACCTGGTCGACGGCACCCCGAAGCCGGTCCTGGAGAAGGTCAACAAGGAGGCCGCGGACAAGGCCAAGGAGGCCCTCGAGGGCGCCGGCGCCTCCGTCGAGGTCAAGTGA
- the rpoB gene encoding DNA-directed RNA polymerase subunit beta, translated as MAASRNASTAHSNNGASTAPLRISFAKIKEPLEVPNLLALQTESFDWLLGNDAWKARVEAALERGEDVPTKSGLEEIFEEISPIEDFSGSMSLTFRDHRFEPPKNSIDECKERDFTYAAPLFVTAEFTNNETGEIKSQTVFMGDFPLMTNKGTFVINGTERVVVSQLVRSPGVYFDSSIDKTSDKDIFSAKIIPSRGAWLEMEIDKRDMVGVRIDRKRKQSVTVLLKALGWTNEQILEEFGQYESMRATLEKDHTQGQDDALLDIYRKLRPGEPPTREAAQTLLENLYFNPKRYDLAKVGRYKINRKLGGNEPLDSGVLTVADVIATIKYLVKLHAGETETVSSDGETIMVETDDIDHFGNRRIRSVGELIQNQVRTGLARMERVVRERMTTQDVEAITPQTLINIRPVVASIKEFFGTSQLSQFMDQTNPLSGLTHKRRLNALGPGGLSRERAGFEVRDVHPSHYGRMCPIETPEGPNIGLIGSLASYGRVNAFGFIETPYRRVVDGVVTDEVHYLTADEEDRYVIAQANAPLGDDMRFAEDRVLVRRRGGEVDLIPGDEVDYMDVSPRQMVSVATAMIPFLEHDDANRALMGANMMRQAVPLLRAEAPLVGTGMEYRCAVDAGDVIKAEKDGVVQEVSADYVTVANDDGTYTTYRVAKFFRSNQGTSFNQKVIVDEGDRVVTGQVLADGPSTDEGEMALGKNLLVAFMPWEGHNYEDAIILSQRLVQDDVLSSIHIEEHEVDARDTKLGPEEITRDIPNVSEEVLADLDERGIIRIGAEVEAGDILVGKVTPKGETELTPEERLLRAIFGEKAREVRDTSLKVPHGETGKVIGVRVFDREEGDELPPGVNQLVRVYVAQKRKITDGDKLAGRHGNKGVISKILPIEDMPFMEDGTPVDVILNPLGVPSRMNPGQVLEIHLGWLASQGWKVEGIEEEWKKRLAAIGADDVVPRTNVATPVFDGAREDEIAGLFEATLPNRDGDRLVLPSGKARLFDGRSGEPFPDPISVGYMYILKLHHLVDDKLHARSTGPYSMITQQPLGGKAQFGGQRFGEMEVWALEAYGAAYALQELLTIKSDDVTGRVKVYEAIVKGENIPEPGIPESFKVLIKEMQSLCLNVEVLSSDGMSIEMRDTDEDVFRAAEELGIDLSRREPSSVEEV; from the coding sequence TTGGCCGCCTCGCGCAACGCCTCGACCGCCCATTCGAACAACGGCGCCAGCACCGCCCCGCTGCGCATCTCCTTTGCGAAGATCAAGGAGCCCCTCGAGGTTCCGAACCTCCTCGCGTTGCAGACCGAGAGCTTTGACTGGCTGCTCGGCAACGACGCCTGGAAGGCTCGCGTCGAGGCGGCGCTGGAGCGCGGTGAGGACGTCCCCACCAAGTCCGGTCTGGAGGAGATCTTCGAGGAGATCTCCCCGATCGAGGACTTCTCGGGGTCGATGTCGCTGACCTTCCGCGACCACCGCTTCGAGCCGCCGAAGAACTCGATCGACGAGTGCAAGGAGCGCGACTTCACCTACGCCGCGCCCCTGTTCGTCACCGCCGAGTTCACCAACAACGAGACCGGTGAGATCAAGTCCCAGACGGTCTTCATGGGCGACTTCCCGCTCATGACCAACAAGGGCACCTTCGTCATCAACGGCACCGAGCGTGTCGTGGTCTCCCAGCTGGTGCGCTCGCCGGGTGTCTACTTCGACTCCTCCATCGACAAGACGTCCGACAAGGACATCTTCTCCGCCAAGATCATCCCGTCCCGGGGCGCCTGGCTGGAGATGGAGATCGACAAGCGCGACATGGTCGGTGTCCGCATCGACCGCAAGCGCAAGCAGTCGGTCACCGTCCTCCTCAAGGCGCTCGGCTGGACGAACGAGCAGATCCTGGAGGAGTTCGGCCAGTACGAGTCGATGCGCGCCACCCTGGAGAAGGACCACACCCAGGGCCAGGACGACGCGCTGCTCGACATCTACCGCAAGCTGCGTCCGGGCGAGCCGCCCACCCGCGAGGCCGCGCAGACGCTGCTGGAGAACCTCTACTTCAACCCCAAGCGCTACGACCTGGCCAAGGTCGGCCGGTACAAGATCAACCGGAAGCTCGGCGGGAACGAGCCGCTCGACTCCGGCGTGCTGACGGTCGCCGACGTCATCGCCACGATCAAGTACCTGGTGAAGCTGCACGCCGGCGAGACGGAGACGGTGTCCTCCGACGGCGAGACGATCATGGTCGAGACCGACGACATCGACCACTTCGGCAACCGCCGCATCCGCAGCGTCGGCGAGCTGATCCAGAACCAGGTCCGCACCGGTCTGGCCCGCATGGAGCGCGTCGTCCGCGAGCGCATGACCACCCAGGACGTCGAGGCGATCACGCCGCAGACCCTGATCAACATCCGGCCGGTCGTCGCCTCCATCAAGGAGTTCTTCGGCACCAGCCAGCTCTCCCAGTTCATGGACCAGACGAACCCGCTGTCGGGGCTGACCCACAAGCGTCGTCTCAACGCCCTCGGTCCGGGTGGTCTCTCCCGTGAGCGGGCCGGCTTCGAGGTCCGTGACGTGCACCCCTCGCACTACGGCCGCATGTGCCCGATCGAGACCCCCGAAGGCCCGAACATCGGTCTGATCGGCTCGCTGGCCTCCTACGGCCGGGTCAACGCGTTCGGTTTCATCGAGACGCCGTACCGCAGGGTCGTCGACGGCGTGGTCACCGACGAGGTGCACTACCTGACCGCCGACGAGGAGGATCGCTACGTCATCGCCCAGGCCAACGCGCCGCTCGGTGACGACATGCGGTTCGCCGAGGACCGCGTCCTGGTCCGCCGCCGCGGCGGCGAGGTCGACCTCATCCCCGGCGACGAGGTCGACTACATGGACGTCTCGCCGCGCCAGATGGTGTCGGTCGCGACCGCCATGATCCCGTTCCTGGAGCACGACGACGCCAACCGCGCGCTCATGGGCGCGAACATGATGCGCCAGGCCGTCCCGCTGCTCCGGGCCGAGGCCCCGCTGGTCGGCACCGGCATGGAGTACCGCTGCGCGGTCGACGCCGGTGACGTGATCAAGGCCGAGAAGGACGGCGTGGTCCAGGAGGTCTCCGCCGACTACGTCACCGTGGCCAACGACGACGGCACGTACACCACGTACCGGGTCGCCAAGTTCTTCCGCTCCAACCAGGGCACCTCCTTCAACCAGAAGGTGATCGTGGACGAGGGTGACCGCGTGGTCACCGGCCAGGTCCTCGCCGACGGCCCCTCGACCGACGAGGGCGAGATGGCGCTCGGCAAGAACCTGCTCGTGGCGTTCATGCCGTGGGAGGGCCACAACTACGAGGACGCGATCATCCTGTCGCAGCGCCTCGTCCAGGACGACGTCCTCTCCTCCATCCACATCGAGGAGCACGAGGTCGACGCCCGCGACACCAAGCTGGGCCCCGAGGAGATCACCCGGGACATCCCGAACGTCTCCGAGGAGGTCCTGGCCGACCTCGACGAGCGCGGCATCATCCGCATCGGCGCCGAGGTCGAGGCGGGCGACATCCTGGTCGGCAAGGTCACGCCGAAGGGCGAGACGGAGCTGACCCCGGAGGAGCGCCTGCTGCGCGCGATCTTCGGCGAGAAGGCCCGCGAGGTCCGCGACACCTCGCTGAAGGTGCCGCACGGCGAGACCGGCAAGGTCATCGGCGTCCGCGTCTTCGACCGCGAGGAGGGCGACGAACTGCCTCCGGGCGTCAACCAGCTCGTCCGCGTCTACGTGGCCCAGAAGCGCAAGATCACCGACGGTGACAAGCTCGCCGGCCGCCACGGCAACAAGGGCGTCATCTCCAAGATCCTGCCGATCGAGGACATGCCGTTCATGGAGGACGGCACCCCGGTCGACGTCATCCTCAACCCGCTCGGCGTCCCGTCCCGAATGAACCCGGGACAGGTCCTGGAGATCCACCTCGGCTGGCTGGCCTCCCAGGGCTGGAAGGTCGAGGGGATCGAGGAGGAGTGGAAGAAGCGGCTGGCCGCGATCGGCGCCGACGACGTCGTCCCGCGCACCAACGTCGCCACCCCGGTGTTCGACGGTGCCCGCGAGGACGAGATCGCCGGTCTGTTCGAGGCCACCCTGCCCAACCGCGACGGGGACCGGCTGGTCCTGCCCTCCGGCAAGGCCCGGCTCTTCGACGGCCGCTCCGGCGAGCCGTTCCCGGACCCGATCTCGGTCGGCTACATGTACATCCTCAAGCTCCACCACCTGGTCGACGACAAGCTGCACGCCCGCTCGACCGGTCCGTACTCGATGATCACCCAGCAGCCGCTGGGTGGTAAGGCCCAGTTCGGTGGTCAGCGCTTCGGTGAGATGGAGGTGTGGGCGCTGGAGGCATACGGCGCCGCGTACGCCCTCCAGGAGCTGCTGACCATCAAGTCCGACGACGTCACCGGCCGCGTGAAGGTCTACGAGGCCATCGTCAAGGGCGAGAACATCCCCGAGCCCGGCATCCCCGAGTCCTTCAAGGTGCTCATCAAGGAGATGCAGTCCCTGTGCCTCAACGTGGAGGTGCTGTCCAGCGACGGCATGTCCATCGAGATGCGCGACACCGACGAGGACGTCTTCCGCGCCGCGGAAGAGCTCGGCATCGACCTGTCCCGGCGCGAGCCGAGCAGCGTCGAAGAGGTCTGA